The Trichoplusia ni isolate ovarian cell line Hi5 unplaced genomic scaffold, tn1 tig00003150, whole genome shotgun sequence DNA window ttgagaattttaatctaatatgtgacggggtatctactagggatcattcatctccgctctatgggagaacggacatgaagaatccaaagtagatacaaaactattgcaagaatgtgtgtatgaacaattaggctattatattatgataagttatgtggaccagttagttggattttccagaaaactatgacacctgcctctctacacatggtaatgtaaataaattggcaggcggtgactcgccgctcactagatgggccccctatgataccgtcacgattgacagcaggtgggcaacaccagtgcgagcggctaggggtgtagagaggtgcgacaccgatttcaccatcgcgggctacagacccggagcgggtttccttattattattattattattattatttattcaaacaccagtaaaaaaatatctaaggaAAAGTGTGAAGAAATCATACGTTCTCAGCGTAAAAGaatgtgtataaattttactttgttaAAATTAGATCAAAAGTGACTATCAGAAACAAAAGTAGAATACtgacgaaaaaataaaacctgtaGTTGTGTTCTCATCTCTATAACACAGGTTAGCCACAATAAAAAAGCTAACATCATTCAATTGTCAGACTGACAGTAGTAGTAGTGTGTGTTCATTCATTTTGATTCATTCATAACAATCATCTGCAATGCTGTGAAATGATTATCCCCTTTtggaagttattattttaattatttttctgttctaCACTGAATAGGTAAGTTAAGGAATGTTAATTAGTGTCATATTTTAATGGCATATATACGATCTCAGTGGCTGATAATTCTTTATAGATGCCGCCGGTGAATAAATGAAGTCTTCTCGAAGCTCTTCAGGGACCACAATGAGGAAATATTATCAACTTATACTCGTGATAGTGTGTTTTATAAGCGTAATAACATTACTCATATACCGCCATGAGTATTACAGGCTTAGATATGTGTTGGAGGTGCTGAATTTCTTCGGCAAACCGGGACTCTCTGAGATCGAGTTTTGCGGGCCCGGGTTCAATGCTACGATGTTGTCAGAAATTCTTCGTAACTCGTCGATGGAGATTCGCGAAACACCGCCTCTGTTCCAGCAGATCGATGAGAATTTCTATTCTTATTCATCGTTCTTGAGATCGTACCAGAAATACGATCAGTTGACTCCAACACACGCACATAACATCGACACTATCGTCATCGGTAAGGCGAGTATCCCGCCTAACTTTCGTTGCAACATTTGGTTAGAGAATACAAACAAGCCAAAAGCAGGCCGTTTTAGTTACAAAACAGTTTCAGAACCGACAAATGATTTCCGTTTGTATATCTTCCAATGTTCACTGGGTCAGAATCTGGGGAAACCAAAGGGTGTTAGTTTCTACATCAACGATTACAATATAAACCCTATTCATGCCCCAATTAATAGAGTGATTGAAGTGAACACTAAACGGAAACCTAGAGAAAGCAGCAGcattaaatttgttaataacATTGAACCAGCTATCTGTGTTATACCAAACCAAGTGCCATTAGTATCCCGAGATTCCTTTATAGAGTTTCTGGTCTTCCACCATATGATGGGGGTTAATGAATTCACAATATATGATAGCATGATTTCCGAGGACATTATAAGGAGACTGAACTTACTGCCGGCCGATATCACACAATGGAATATACAATTCTTCCCTTTGAACTATCCTTTTGTGTTTGCTAAATCTTACAGTATAGTGAAGGATGCAATAGAGCTTGATTGCTTGTTCAGACATTTTCGATTGGATAAAGAAGAGGAGAATAAAGCAAGTCATGCCATGGTATTGTCCTGGGATGAGTTCTTGGCCCCCCGAGTACATAAcaacattaaagaaatattcaacGACTTTGACCCAACAAGGAAGTTCAAGACTTTAGAGGtcaaacctcttttgttttgctTGAACCAGCCTGAGGATGATAGAACTGAAGAGGGATTCCCGGATATAATGAGAAAAACTCATTACTATATACTGCCACAGAAGTTGAAGTCTGTTAATGTGAGGAACATGGATTCTATGCAGACATTTGAAGATATCTTCACTCTGAACTCAAGTACTAAAGTAGTTCCAGTTGAGATACTAGGAGCCCATAAATACACAGAGTGTAGGGATCCGAAAATACCCAATCCTTCTGGCACAGGTTACAATGAGACTCAAATGCAAGTATTCCAACACAAGTTTGAAGGTGGGATGGCGAAATTCGGTCAAGCTTTGGTAAACAACAAAATCTACCGCCTGTATAGATCAGGAAAGATATGGGAGAAAGTCACAAATGAATTCGTTAGAGACATGTTATGAAGTGATCATTTTGTTGCTATGGCAAAGCATTGGCCATAAGATTAGATTGTTCCCAGAAATGCCAAGCTAATTTCCATTTTCAGTAGTATCAAAGTAAATTAGCGAATAGTTATCCTAATTTTGAGTAGCACTCGCTCAATTAGAACAAACAAGTATTCATAGTTGCCATTTTATTGAGACAGAAATTGTACATGATTAAGATGTTTATCTTGGTCCGATTATTGGAATTTGTGTGACCTATAAATGTTTATGATGTTGTTACGAGTGGGGCAGTTATCTAAAGATAAGGATTTGTTGAATACAGTAAATACAAGGTGTTTCGAATGTGTGGTCATTTCTGAAGTATAggagagaaataaaaaatatcctcctaaccaaaaaaaaaaaacaaattacgttaaaaaaatgtttttcaaaacagtaaaaaaatgttttcctagTGAAAGTTGATTATTTCTACGTGCTATATAACTTTACTTGGAATATGACCCCAGATTACCGTAACACcctgtatttaaataattgaagagTTTTTGTTACTAACAGATTCAAGTAACGATAAGTCATGTTTTCTTTGGAATATCGCTTtcggcaaaaaaaaatccagcTAAGCTAGattcaaaaatcaaattcaaaattttcttaaatttgaaaTTCCTTAGAATCGATTAGGTTATCGTTAAGATGTGCCTTGATAATAGTGGTGGCTAGATAGATAGACCTTCTCAATTCTTCTccttaaatatagaaataagatTGCTTCTAGAAGCGTTAATCCAATACTGCCATAGGTAATCGATGAGGCCGTGTTATGACAGTGTAGTGAAACTAGTTTTAGTCACCAATAGGAAAAAGTACGCAAAGCAACACAAGTCCAATTCTTTAATATTGTACTCTCGAAGTATTTAATGAATATCTACGGATCCACAACCACAATATCATGAAGACTATTTCAGCTGTGGAAGCAGGATGCCCCGTCTCTACAACTGCAAAAATATGACTAATGCTGGGGACACACTAACGAGATATGCTATTAATTATCTCGATTATGGACATTATGCCGTTTAGCATTAGACGATAGCTCAAGTGGCGGTACATGAAAAAATTACTCAATTATTATTGCGCTAGTGGGCATTGACCTTAGCCACTAGTGTGGCCCCAGCATTAGGAATATGGGGGTAGTCTCGTTCAGCGTTTGGAGACCTTCATAGATTTACCTTGTGTAAGATAGGATGAACCTTCTACGTCATAACACGGctaaaaatcgtaaaataagtatttaagtattctcttttttgtattgaagtttAATTTATGGTTGCTAGTTGATCTCTtccagaattttattttttaatcaattcgAGCGTAGAGTAAGCTCGTTTGT harbors:
- the LOC113507796 gene encoding uncharacterized protein LOC113507796; the protein is MKSSRSSSGTTMRKYYQLILVIVCFISVITLLIYRHEYYRLRYVLEVLNFFGKPGLSEIEFCGPGFNATMLSEILRNSSMEIRETPPLFQQIDENFYSYSSFLRSYQKYDQLTPTHAHNIDTIVIGKASIPPNFRCNIWLENTNKPKAGRFSYKTVSEPTNDFRLYIFQCSLGQNLGKPKGVSFYINDYNINPIHAPINRVIEVNTKRKPRESSSIKFVNNIEPAICVIPNQVPLVSRDSFIEFLVFHHMMGVNEFTIYDSMISEDIIRRLNLLPADITQWNIQFFPLNYPFVFAKSYSIVKDAIELDCLFRHFRLDKEEENKASHAMVLSWDEFLAPRVHNNIKEIFNDFDPTRKFKTLEVKPLLFCLNQPEDDRTEEGFPDIMRKTHYYILPQKLKSVNVRNMDSMQTFEDIFTLNSSTKVVPVEILGAHKYTECRDPKIPNPSGTGYNETQMQVFQHKFEGGMAKFGQALVNNKIYRLYRSGKIWEKVTNEFVRDML